Proteins encoded by one window of Arabidopsis thaliana chromosome 2, partial sequence:
- a CDS encoding Leucine-rich repeat protein kinase family protein (Leucine-rich repeat protein kinase family protein; FUNCTIONS IN: protein serine/threonine kinase activity, kinase activity, ATP binding; INVOLVED IN: transmembrane receptor protein tyrosine kinase signaling pathway, protein amino acid phosphorylation; LOCATED IN: plasma membrane; EXPRESSED IN: 20 plant structures; EXPRESSED DURING: 13 growth stages; CONTAINS InterPro DOMAIN/s: Protein kinase, catalytic domain (InterPro:IPR000719), Tyrosine-protein kinase, active site (InterPro:IPR008266), Leucine-rich repeat (InterPro:IPR001611), Serine-threonine/tyrosine-protein kinase (InterPro:IPR001245), Protein kinase-like domain (InterPro:IPR011009); BEST Arabidopsis thaliana protein match is: Leucine-rich repeat receptor-like protein kinase family protein (TAIR:AT2G33170.1); Has 158259 Blast hits to 89796 proteins in 3550 species: Archae - 104; Bacteria - 14087; Metazoa - 43911; Fungi - 4831; Plants - 79030; Viruses - 167; Other Eukaryotes - 16129 (source: NCBI BLink).): protein MTFWCMSILLIVGFLSKSELCEAQLSDEATLVAINRELGVPGWSSNGTDYCTWVGLKCGVNNSFVEMLDLSGLQLRGNVTLISDLRSLKHLDLSGNNFNGRIPTSFGNLSELEFLDLSLNRFVGAIPVEFGKLRGLRAFNISNNLLVGEIPDELKVLERLEEFQVSGNGLNGSIPHWVGNLSSLRVFTAYENDLVGEIPNGLGLVSELELLNLHSNQLEGKIPKGIFEKGKLKVLVLTQNRLTGELPEAVGICSGLSSIRIGNNELVGVIPRTIGNISGLTYFEADKNNLSGEIVAEFSKCSNLTLLNLAANGFAGTIPTELGQLINLQELILSGNSLFGEIPKSFLGSGNLNKLDLSNNRLNGTIPKELCSMPRLQYLLLDQNSIRGDIPHEIGNCVKLLQLQLGRNYLTGTIPPEIGRMRNLQIALNLSFNHLHGSLPPELGKLDKLVSLDVSNNLLTGSIPPLLKGMMSLIEVNFSNNLLNGPVPVFVPFQKSPNSSFLGNKELCGAPLSSSCGYSEDLDHLRYNHRVSYRIVLAVIGSGVAVFVSVTVVVLLFMMREKQEKAAAKNVDVEENVEDEQPAIIAGNVFLENLKQGIDLDAVVKATMKESNKLSTGTFSSVYKAVMPSGMIVSVKKLKSMDRAISHHQNKMIRELERLSKLCHDHLVRPIGFVIYEDVALLLHQHLPNGNLTQLIHESTKKPEYQPDWPMRLSIAVGAAEGLAFLHQVAIIHLDVSSSNVLLDSGYKAVLGEIEISKLLDPSRGTASISSVAGSFGYIPPEYAYTMQVTAPGNVYSYGVVLLEILTSRAPVEEEFGEGVDLVKWVHGASARGETPEQILDAKLSTVSFAWRREMLAALKVALLCTDITPAKRPKMKKVVEMLQEVKQIK from the exons ATGACATTTTGGTGTATGTCAATTCTTCTGATTGTTGGGTTCTTATCAAAATCTGAGCTTTGTGAAGCTCAACTAAGCGATGAAGCCACATTGGTTGCGATTAATAGAGAGCTTGGAGTTCCAGGATGGAGTAGTAATGGCACTGACTATTGTACTTGGGTTGGGCTTAAGTGTGGTGTCAACAACTCTTTTGTTGAAATGCTTGATCTCTCAGGGCTTCAGCTTAGAGGTAATGTTACTCTAATCTCTGACCTCAGAAGCTTAAAGCATCTAGATCTTTCTGGTAACAACTTCAATGGACGAATTCCTACTTCTTTTGGCAACTTGTCTGAGcttgagtttcttgatttgtctCTGAATCGTTTTGTTGGAGCGATTCCGGTTGAGTTTGGTAAGCTTAGAGGGCTTAGAGCATTCAACATTTCTAATAACTTGCTTGTTGGAGAGATACCTGATGAGCTTAAGGTTCTAGAGAGGTTAGAGGAGTTTCAGGTCTCTGGAAATGGGTTAAATGGTTCTATACCTCACTGGGTAGGGAATCTGAGCAGTCTCAGGGTGTTTACAGCTTATGAGAATGATTTGGTGGGTGAGATACCGAATGGGTTAGGTTTGGTTTCTGAGTTGGAATTGTTGAATCTTCACTCAAACCAACTTGAGGGGAAGATTCCAAAAGGGATTTTTGAGAAAGGGAAGCTTAAAGTTTTGGTCTTGACACAGAATAGATTGACCGGTGAACTCCCTGAAGCAGTAGGAATCTGCAGCGGCCTCTCGAGCATTAGAATTGGGAATAACGAGCTTGTGGGAGTCATTCCGAGGACAATCGGGAACATTAGTGGACTTACTTACTTTGAAGCAGACAAGAACAATCTTTCAGGTGAGATTGTTGCAGAGTTCTCCAAGTGTTCTAATCTCACTCTGCTGAATCTGGCAGCTAATGGGTTCGCTGGAACCATTCCAACAGAGCTTGGTCAGCTCATTAATCTTCAAGAACTGATTCTCTCAGGTAATAGTCTCTTTGGGGAGATCCCTAAGTCGTTTCTTGGAAGTGGAAACCTAAACAAGCTTGATTTGAGTAACAACAGACTCAACGGAACCATCCCAAAGGAACTCTGCAGCATGCCAAGGCTACAGTATTTACTTCTTGATCAAAATTCCATAAGAGGAGACATACCTCATGAGATTGGAAACTGTGTGAAGCTACTTCAGCTCCAACTGGGTCGAAATTACTTGACGGGAACCATTCCTCCTGAGATTGGTCGCATGAGGAATTTGCAGATAGCACTCAACTTAAGTTTCAACCATCTTCATGGATCATTGCCTCCCGAGTTAGGAAAACTCGACAAGCTCGTGTCATTGGATGTCTCTAACAATTTGCTCACAGGATCCATACCGCCACTACTAAAAGGTATGATGAGTTTGATCGAGGTTAATTTCTCAAACAACCTTTTGAATGGTCCAGTGCCAGTCTTTGTTCCCTTTCAAAAGTCTCCAAATTCGAGCTTTTTGGGAAACAAAGAGCTTTGTGGAGCACCATTGAGCTCTTCTTGTGGATATTCTGAAGATCTTGACCATTTGAGATATAATCACAGAGTCTCCTACAGAATTGTGCTCGCAGTGATTGGTTCTGGTGTAGCTGTCTTTGTATCAGTCACTGTGgttgttcttctcttcatgATGAGggagaaacaagagaaagcAGCGGCTAAAAATGTTGATGTTGAAGAAAATGTTGAGGATGAGCAACCAGCAATTATCGCGGGAAATGTCTTCCTTGAAAATCTTAAACAAGGAATTGATCTTGATGCAGTTGTGAAAGCAACTATGAAGGAGTCAAATAAACTCAGTACGGGAACTTTCAGTTCAGTTTATAAAGCCGTTATGCCTTCGGGGATGATTGTTTCGGTGAAGAAACTCAAGTCTATGGATAGAGCCATATCTCATCATCAGAACAAGATGATCAGAGAACTCGAAAGACTCAGCAAACTTTGCCATGACCATTTGGTTAGACCGATAGGGTTTGTTATATACGAAGACGTTGCTCTCTTGTTGCATCAGCATTTACCTAATGGTAACTTAACTCAGCTGATTCATGAGTCCACCAAGAAACCAGAGTACCAACCTGACTGGCCAATGAGACTGTCCATAGCTGTTGGAGCAGCAGAAGGTTTAGCATTTCTCCACCAAGTCGCCATCATTCACCTCGACGTTTCCTCTAGCAACGTCTTGCTAGACTCTGGTTACAAAGCCGTGCTTGGGGAAATCGAAATATCGAAACTTCTAGATCCCTCTAGAGGCACCGCGAGTATTAGCTCAGTTGCAGGCTCTTTTGGCTACATTCCACCAG AGTATGCATACACAATGCAAGTTACAGCTCCGGGGAATGTTTACAGTTATGGAGTTGTGTTGCTTGAGATTCTAACCTCAAGAGCGCCGGTGGAGGAAGAGTTTGGTGAAGGAGTAGATTTGGTGAAATGGGTCCATGGAGCTTCAGCGAGAGGAGAAACACCGGAACAGATACTCGATGCCAAGCTTAGCACCGTGTCTTTTGCTTGGAGGAGAGAGATGCTTGCAGCTCTGAAAGTTGCATTGCTTTGCACAGACATCACACCTGCAAAAAGgccaaagatgaagaaagtaGTTGAAATGCTTCAAGAGGTTAAGCAAATCAAATGA